Proteins encoded in a region of the Nitrospira sp. genome:
- a CDS encoding FtsQ-type POTRA domain-containing protein produces the protein MKRWTIARRAAQRQAGPRLNQWKGTRSSQVEAKDRVARRAQVAAKGRQLIRWSAIGIGVVLAGWGLVVGVQRSGPVLQRLLEIKAVTVEGVHQIGKQELVDRLALKPGTPLHHIVTTAMKERVESHPWVKEAVVTRVPFHELRISVVERKPAAIVHAGSENFLSDEDGHVLARLGQDDNAMFPMVTGLDSRELLRGDADVRHAVKSGVELARLVGQSIDGRLQVNAANPANLVASVRGVQFQFGDEAVSDQWERFQRIKPSLKTVMFDGHGRGGNEIDLRYENRVIVRERG, from the coding sequence ATGAAGCGTTGGACGATCGCTCGACGCGCCGCGCAACGTCAGGCCGGACCGCGGCTGAATCAGTGGAAAGGCACTCGTTCGAGCCAGGTGGAGGCCAAAGATCGCGTGGCGCGGCGCGCGCAGGTGGCGGCGAAAGGCCGGCAGCTCATTCGATGGAGCGCGATCGGTATCGGAGTGGTTCTTGCGGGGTGGGGATTGGTCGTCGGGGTCCAGCGCTCCGGCCCGGTGCTTCAGCGCCTTCTGGAAATCAAGGCGGTCACCGTTGAAGGAGTGCATCAGATCGGGAAGCAGGAGTTGGTGGATCGGTTGGCGCTCAAGCCCGGAACCCCGCTCCACCACATCGTGACGACGGCCATGAAGGAGCGGGTGGAGTCTCATCCATGGGTGAAGGAAGCGGTGGTGACCCGGGTGCCATTTCACGAACTGCGCATTTCTGTGGTGGAGCGCAAACCGGCGGCCATCGTGCACGCCGGTTCAGAGAATTTCTTGAGCGACGAAGATGGGCATGTGTTGGCGCGATTGGGACAGGACGACAACGCGATGTTTCCGATGGTGACAGGTCTGGATTCACGGGAACTGTTGCGCGGCGATGCGGATGTGCGCCACGCGGTGAAGTCCGGAGTCGAACTGGCCAGATTGGTCGGACAGAGTATCGACGGGCGTTTGCAGGTGAACGCAGCGAATCCTGCCAACCTGGTGGCCTCCGTTCGGGGGGTCCAATTTCAATTCGGTGACGAGGCGGTGAGCGATCAATGGGAGCGATTTCAACGGATCAAGCCTTCGCTGAAGACAGTGATGTTTGACGGCCACGGGCGGGGCGGGAATGAAATCGATCTACGATACGAGAATCGTGTGATTGTGCGA
- a CDS encoding D-alanine--D-alanine ligase: MADRRVLTDKRIGVLMGGQSSEREVSLRTGQAVHQSLLRRGYHAIAIDVGPNLFRDVTENKIELAFLSLHGPGGEDGTIQGFLETLGIPYTGSGVQASAMGMHKVATKTLAVSAKVPVPAGTQIRRGEQPSLAMVLKATKLKLPVVVKPASQGSTIGVSIVRKPAQWKEALALAHRYDPDAMVEAYIPGHETTVSILGGASGVLTVLPVVEIVAPEGFYDFSAKYQKGKTQYLCPAPLPAKITKQITELARRTYEALGCEGAARVDFRITPRGKPYMLEINTVPGMTETSLLPMAAGQAGIDYDSLVERILQSALDRADRMARAEKGLSA, encoded by the coding sequence ATGGCAGACCGACGTGTGCTGACAGATAAGCGGATCGGAGTCTTGATGGGCGGACAATCGTCCGAGCGAGAAGTCTCGCTGCGTACCGGGCAGGCGGTTCACCAGTCGCTTCTCCGCCGGGGCTATCACGCCATTGCGATTGATGTGGGCCCGAATCTGTTTCGTGATGTGACGGAGAACAAGATCGAGCTGGCGTTCCTGTCTCTGCATGGCCCGGGCGGCGAGGATGGAACGATCCAGGGATTTCTAGAGACGCTCGGAATTCCCTACACGGGGTCCGGCGTGCAGGCGAGCGCGATGGGTATGCACAAAGTCGCCACGAAAACGCTGGCGGTGTCGGCAAAAGTGCCGGTTCCGGCCGGGACGCAGATACGGCGCGGTGAACAGCCGTCGCTGGCCATGGTGCTGAAGGCGACAAAGCTGAAATTGCCGGTGGTGGTGAAGCCGGCCTCGCAGGGATCCACGATCGGCGTGTCGATTGTCCGGAAGCCCGCGCAGTGGAAAGAGGCGCTCGCCCTGGCCCATCGCTACGATCCGGATGCGATGGTCGAGGCCTACATTCCTGGACATGAAACGACGGTCTCGATCTTGGGCGGGGCGTCCGGTGTGCTGACGGTCCTGCCGGTGGTGGAAATTGTGGCGCCCGAAGGGTTCTACGATTTTTCAGCGAAGTATCAAAAGGGTAAGACGCAATACCTCTGCCCCGCTCCCCTTCCCGCGAAGATCACCAAGCAGATTACTGAGTTGGCGCGGCGAACATACGAGGCGTTGGGTTGCGAAGGGGCGGCCCGAGTGGATTTTAGAATCACCCCTCGCGGGAAGCCCTACATGTTGGAGATCAACACGGTGCCGGGCATGACGGAGACCAGCCTGTTGCCGATGGCGGCGGGCCAAGCCGGCATCGATTACGACAGTTTGGTCGAACGCATATTGCAATCGGCGTTGGACCGGGCCGACCGAATGGCGCGCGCCGAAAAAGGATTGTCAGCATGA
- the murB gene encoding UDP-N-acetylmuramate dehydrogenase — MARQGRTDAQTGRRTSSQRRLEAAVEGIRGAVSFNAPLKDYTSFRIGGPADVLVEPVDVDDVARLVRQTKAQKLPLFVVGGTNLLIRDKGIRGVVVHLGKLRTIREEAGAVLYAEGGVGMPTLIGYAIRHSLAGLEWAAGIPGTVAGCVVMNAGTRLGEMKDSVKAVRLVNRKGEVIDIPASEIPFAYRRAALPVGIVVGVWVQLKAGVRAEVEKVVKDYLHYRRDTQPLALPSAGCVFKNPPKDSAGRVIDLAGLKGAQVGDAQVSEKHANFIVNQGQASAKDVLTLIRKVRAAVARRTGVKLELELKVVGQA; from the coding sequence ATGGCTCGGCAAGGACGGACAGATGCACAGACCGGTCGTCGGACAAGCAGTCAGCGTCGATTGGAAGCCGCGGTCGAGGGTATTCGGGGGGCGGTGTCGTTCAATGCCCCGCTCAAGGACTACACGTCGTTCCGTATCGGGGGGCCGGCTGATGTCCTGGTCGAACCGGTTGATGTCGATGATGTGGCCCGTCTGGTCCGTCAAACCAAGGCGCAGAAGCTTCCGTTGTTTGTAGTGGGCGGGACGAATCTTCTCATTCGAGACAAGGGGATCAGAGGCGTGGTCGTTCATCTCGGCAAGCTCCGAACGATTAGAGAAGAAGCGGGAGCGGTCCTGTATGCCGAAGGAGGCGTGGGGATGCCGACGCTGATCGGGTACGCCATCCGGCATTCGCTGGCGGGGCTGGAATGGGCCGCCGGTATCCCCGGCACGGTGGCCGGGTGTGTCGTCATGAATGCCGGAACCAGGTTGGGCGAAATGAAAGACTCGGTCAAGGCCGTACGGCTCGTGAATCGCAAGGGCGAGGTTATCGATATCCCGGCGTCGGAGATTCCCTTTGCCTATCGCCGGGCCGCGTTGCCGGTCGGCATTGTCGTGGGCGTGTGGGTGCAGTTGAAGGCGGGTGTACGGGCGGAAGTCGAAAAGGTCGTGAAAGACTATCTGCACTATCGGCGCGATACGCAGCCGCTGGCGCTGCCGAGTGCCGGCTGTGTGTTCAAGAATCCTCCCAAGGACTCGGCCGGGCGGGTTATCGACTTGGCCGGGCTCAAAGGCGCCCAGGTCGGCGATGCGCAGGTATCGGAAAAGCATGCGAACTTCATCGTGAATCAGGGGCAGGCCAGCGCCAAGGATGTACTGACGCTGATCCGGAAAGTCCGAGCGGCGGTGGCGCGGAGGACCGGGGTGAAGTTGGAGTTGGAACTCAAGGTCGTGGGACAGGCCTAG
- the murC gene encoding UDP-N-acetylmuramate--L-alanine ligase, producing MFRKTQHIHLVGIGGSGMSGIAEVLLTMGYKVSGSDLQASETTRRLEELGGKIAIGHHEANIGEAQVVVISSAVAATNPEVLAAKAKQVPVIPRAEMLAELMRLKFGVAIAGAHGKTTTTSMVANVLASGGLDPTMVIGGKVNALGSHARLGRGELLVAEADESDGSFLRLSPTIVAVTNLDREHLDHYGSMEKIYDSFLEFINKIPFYGLAVLCSDDERLHALFPRIVKRYHTYGLQERPGVVPDFKATDIVLKQWGAEFRAHFRGKNLGPFRLAVPGMHNVSNALVAIAIGIELEVPVDLIRKGLAAFTGVERRFHLRGEANGIMVVDDYGHHPTEVKATLAAAKQGWDRRLVVLFQPHRYSRTRDLITEFTHAFDQADLLFMTDIYAAGEAPIPGVSGAALADSIKAAGHQGVTFVEKKETLPDQVLPHLQPGDLVVTLGAGDIWKAGTGLLARLAPNT from the coding sequence ATGTTTCGAAAAACACAGCATATTCATCTAGTGGGAATCGGCGGGTCAGGGATGAGCGGGATCGCAGAGGTCTTGCTGACGATGGGATACAAAGTCAGCGGCTCCGATCTGCAAGCCTCGGAAACCACCAGGCGCCTGGAGGAACTCGGAGGCAAGATCGCGATCGGCCATCACGAAGCCAATATCGGAGAGGCGCAGGTGGTGGTGATTTCCTCCGCTGTGGCGGCGACCAATCCGGAAGTGCTGGCGGCCAAGGCCAAACAAGTGCCGGTGATTCCACGGGCTGAAATGCTGGCCGAGCTGATGCGGTTGAAATTCGGTGTCGCGATTGCCGGGGCGCATGGCAAGACGACGACGACATCGATGGTCGCGAATGTGCTGGCGTCCGGCGGATTGGATCCGACGATGGTGATCGGCGGCAAGGTGAATGCCCTCGGCAGCCACGCGCGGCTCGGTCGCGGCGAGTTGCTGGTGGCGGAAGCCGATGAGAGCGACGGTTCGTTTCTTCGATTGTCCCCGACGATCGTGGCGGTGACCAATCTGGATCGCGAGCACCTCGATCACTACGGGTCGATGGAAAAGATTTACGACAGCTTTCTGGAGTTCATTAACAAGATTCCCTTCTATGGATTGGCGGTGCTGTGCTCCGACGATGAGCGGCTGCACGCGCTCTTTCCCCGCATTGTGAAGCGCTATCACACCTATGGACTACAAGAACGTCCCGGGGTGGTGCCGGATTTCAAGGCGACGGATATCGTGCTGAAGCAATGGGGCGCCGAGTTTCGTGCGCATTTCCGCGGGAAAAACCTTGGGCCTTTCCGGCTGGCCGTCCCCGGCATGCATAACGTCTCCAACGCGCTGGTGGCGATTGCGATCGGGATCGAGCTGGAGGTGCCGGTCGACTTGATCCGCAAGGGGCTGGCGGCGTTTACCGGCGTGGAGCGGCGGTTTCATCTGCGTGGAGAAGCCAACGGCATCATGGTGGTGGACGACTATGGTCACCATCCCACCGAGGTCAAGGCTACACTGGCAGCGGCGAAACAGGGATGGGATCGGCGGCTGGTGGTGCTGTTCCAACCCCACCGGTACAGCCGGACGCGCGATCTGATCACGGAGTTCACGCATGCCTTCGATCAAGCCGATTTGCTGTTCATGACGGACATCTATGCGGCTGGGGAAGCGCCGATTCCGGGTGTGTCGGGCGCCGCGCTGGCTGACAGCATCAAGGCCGCCGGCCACCAGGGCGTCACCTTCGTCGAGAAGAAGGAAACGTTGCCCGATCAGGTGCTGCCGCATTTGCAGCCGGGCGATCTGGTCGTGACGTTAGGTGCCGGTGATATCTGGAAAGCCGGGACGGGATTGCTCGCACGATTGGCTCCCAATACGTAG
- the murG gene encoding undecaprenyldiphospho-muramoylpentapeptide beta-N-acetylglucosaminyltransferase, whose product MTILIAAGGTGGHLYPAVALVREFQRRDPSTTIIFVGTAKGIETKVLAHEGLPLELITAKPVMGKGLGEALRGLLSVPIGLWQSMRLITRYRADLVIGVGGYTSPTMLVAAALKRVARVILEPNAYPGMANIAVGPCAQRVFLGFESAAEKFAKDKVRVFGSPIRQSFLDAITTSTSVTAGRQRLLIFGGSQGAKAINSAVIDGLATLAQTLPRLSITHQTGEADHARVVEAYRQAGVEAEVVPFLYDMPTVLRAADLVVARAGAMTIAEVTACGKPAILIPLPTAIYDHQMKNARAMEAAGGAMVLPQPELTGAQLAGSIAGLLQQPDRLRTMQAKSRAMSRIDAAERIVHECYALMGVNHDVHRTVGATGV is encoded by the coding sequence ATGACGATCCTCATCGCCGCAGGAGGGACGGGCGGGCACTTGTATCCGGCGGTGGCGCTGGTCCGGGAGTTTCAGCGGCGCGATCCATCGACCACGATCATCTTTGTCGGCACGGCGAAAGGGATTGAAACCAAAGTGTTGGCGCATGAAGGGCTTCCACTCGAACTCATTACGGCGAAGCCGGTGATGGGAAAAGGATTGGGAGAAGCCTTGCGGGGATTGCTGTCCGTGCCGATCGGACTCTGGCAGTCGATGCGGCTGATTACCCGGTACCGGGCGGATCTCGTCATCGGCGTGGGCGGCTACACCAGCCCGACGATGTTAGTGGCGGCGGCGTTGAAGCGGGTTGCCCGGGTCATTCTGGAGCCGAATGCCTATCCGGGCATGGCCAATATTGCGGTCGGCCCTTGTGCCCAGCGTGTGTTCTTGGGGTTTGAATCCGCTGCCGAGAAATTTGCGAAAGACAAAGTTCGCGTGTTCGGTTCACCGATTCGGCAATCATTTCTGGATGCGATTACGACATCCACTTCGGTCACAGCAGGCCGGCAGCGGCTGTTGATTTTTGGCGGCAGTCAGGGGGCGAAGGCGATCAACAGCGCAGTCATCGATGGGCTGGCGACATTGGCGCAGACGCTTCCGCGGCTCTCCATCACGCACCAGACCGGAGAGGCTGACCATGCGAGGGTTGTTGAGGCCTACCGGCAGGCAGGCGTTGAGGCCGAGGTCGTCCCGTTTCTCTATGACATGCCGACCGTGTTGCGCGCGGCGGATCTGGTGGTGGCGCGTGCCGGGGCCATGACGATTGCAGAGGTGACGGCCTGCGGGAAGCCGGCGATTCTGATCCCGCTGCCGACGGCCATTTACGATCACCAGATGAAGAATGCGCGGGCGATGGAGGCGGCGGGGGGCGCGATGGTGCTGCCGCAGCCGGAGTTGACGGGGGCGCAGTTGGCCGGTTCCATCGCCGGGCTGCTGCAGCAACCGGATCGCCTACGCACGATGCAGGCGAAGAGTCGGGCTATGAGTCGAATCGATGCGGCCGAGAGGATCGTCCACGAATGCTATGCGCTCATGGGGGTGAATCATGACGTCCACCGGACTGTTGGAGCGACGGGAGTCTAA
- the ftsW gene encoding putative lipid II flippase FtsW, whose protein sequence is MDHTLLIVTMVLALVGLVMVFSASAVVAGNRFHDSGYFLKRQLAWLTFGFVLLHVASRVDYVWWKRLSVPLLGLMALLLVMVLIPSLGVAAKGARRWLRLGPISIQPAEMVKLVAVIYLAAYLTKKEDRITSFSSGLLPVLFVIGLLSGLVLLEPDLGTVVVIGLVTIGLLFLGGAQVKHLLGLGLCAVPVVLVLVLGSSYRRQRLLTFLAPWKDASNAGFQITQSFLAFGSGGPFGVGLGEGKQKLFFLPEAHTDFVLALVGEELGLVGTGAIILLFALFVVRGFQIAARARMPFGRYLGIGITLLIGGQALVNAAVATGMLPTKGLTLPFVSYGGSSLVISLLAVGILLNISRDRQAGPQESAGRGGRGRSGHG, encoded by the coding sequence ATGGACCACACGCTATTGATCGTCACGATGGTGCTGGCCTTGGTCGGCCTCGTGATGGTGTTCAGTGCGAGCGCGGTCGTCGCGGGGAACCGGTTCCACGACTCCGGCTACTTCCTCAAGCGGCAGCTGGCGTGGCTGACATTCGGATTTGTGCTGCTCCACGTCGCGTCGCGGGTCGACTATGTCTGGTGGAAGCGTCTGTCGGTGCCGCTGCTGGGTTTGATGGCGCTGTTGCTGGTGATGGTCTTGATCCCATCGCTCGGGGTCGCGGCGAAAGGAGCGAGGCGCTGGTTGCGTCTCGGACCCATTTCGATTCAGCCGGCCGAGATGGTCAAGCTCGTGGCGGTGATTTATCTGGCGGCCTATCTGACCAAGAAGGAAGACCGGATTACAAGCTTCTCCTCTGGCCTGCTGCCCGTGCTGTTCGTGATCGGCCTGTTGAGCGGACTGGTGCTGTTGGAGCCGGATCTTGGGACCGTGGTCGTGATCGGTCTCGTGACGATCGGACTGCTGTTTCTCGGCGGCGCGCAAGTGAAGCATCTGTTGGGGCTGGGACTGTGCGCGGTGCCGGTCGTTTTGGTGCTCGTCCTCGGCTCGAGTTACCGGCGGCAGCGGCTCCTGACGTTTCTGGCACCCTGGAAGGACGCGTCGAACGCCGGGTTTCAGATCACCCAGTCGTTTCTCGCCTTTGGCAGCGGCGGTCCCTTCGGAGTGGGGCTGGGCGAGGGGAAGCAGAAGCTGTTCTTTCTCCCCGAAGCGCATACGGACTTTGTGTTGGCCCTGGTCGGGGAAGAGTTGGGATTAGTGGGAACGGGCGCGATCATTCTGCTCTTTGCGTTGTTTGTCGTGCGAGGCTTTCAGATTGCCGCCAGAGCGCGGATGCCGTTCGGGCGCTATTTGGGCATCGGGATCACGCTGTTGATCGGTGGGCAGGCGCTGGTGAATGCGGCTGTGGCGACGGGGATGCTGCCGACCAAAGGATTGACCTTGCCCTTCGTGAGTTACGGCGGATCGTCCCTGGTCATCAGTCTGCTGGCGGTCGGGATCTTGTTGAATATCTCGAGGGATCGCCAAGCAGGGCCTCAGGAAAGTGCCGGGCGGGGCGGGCGCGGCAGGTCTGGTCACGGATGA
- the murD gene encoding UDP-N-acetylmuramoyl-L-alanine--D-glutamate ligase, whose protein sequence is MVSEDVMQLKGTKVTVVGLARSGVAAARLLLAVGAHVTVADRKERSELGAILAQLDAARVDITVGSGYEAALESAELVVISPGVPYRMEALERVRRRGVKVISELELASRFVSVPMLALTGTNGKSTTVTLIGKMLQDSGKRVFVGGNLGTALSEAAIQTVLASQQGLPSPFDVLVVEVSSFQLETVEQFHPWIAALLNITVDHQDRYASIDEYVAAKQRIFECQKPTDYALFNLDDLRVAALRHSVKARVLGFTRQSALPADVTGGTYLEGDRLVTTVTGARQEICRRQEIKIIGDHNVENAMVAATYALLSGGSLESVRRVLQAFPGLEHALEIVRDRRGVRFVNDSKGTNVDATLKAIEGIDQPIWLIAGGRDKGGDFSRLAPAIHQRVKGLILIGEATPLIAQAMAGFPAISRAASLKEAVQAAADSATSGGVVLFSPACASFDMFADYQDRGRQFKALVQSLPA, encoded by the coding sequence ATGGTGAGCGAAGACGTCATGCAATTGAAGGGGACCAAAGTCACGGTGGTCGGATTGGCCCGCAGCGGCGTGGCCGCTGCGCGGCTCCTCCTGGCCGTCGGGGCCCACGTCACTGTGGCCGACCGAAAAGAGCGCAGTGAGCTGGGTGCGATTCTGGCGCAGTTGGATGCCGCTCGCGTGGACATTACGGTCGGTAGCGGGTATGAAGCGGCGCTGGAGTCGGCCGAACTCGTGGTCATCAGTCCCGGGGTGCCCTATCGCATGGAGGCGCTGGAACGCGTGCGGCGACGGGGCGTGAAAGTGATCAGCGAATTGGAATTGGCGTCGCGGTTTGTGTCAGTCCCGATGCTGGCCCTCACCGGGACGAACGGCAAGAGCACGACCGTGACACTGATCGGCAAGATGTTGCAGGACAGCGGAAAACGAGTCTTTGTCGGGGGCAATCTTGGCACGGCATTGAGCGAAGCGGCGATCCAAACGGTGCTGGCATCGCAGCAAGGATTACCCAGTCCGTTCGATGTGCTCGTGGTCGAAGTCTCCAGCTTTCAGTTGGAGACGGTTGAGCAATTTCACCCTTGGATTGCGGCGTTACTCAACATCACCGTGGATCACCAAGACCGCTATGCGTCGATCGACGAATATGTCGCCGCCAAGCAACGCATTTTCGAGTGCCAGAAACCGACCGATTATGCGCTCTTCAATCTGGACGATCTGCGAGTCGCGGCGCTCCGGCACAGCGTCAAAGCCCGGGTGCTGGGATTTACCAGACAATCGGCGCTGCCAGCAGATGTCACCGGCGGCACGTATCTGGAGGGCGATCGACTTGTCACGACAGTGACGGGTGCGCGGCAGGAGATCTGTCGACGGCAGGAGATCAAGATTATCGGCGATCACAACGTGGAGAACGCGATGGTGGCCGCCACCTATGCGCTGCTGAGCGGCGGCTCGCTTGAATCGGTCCGGCGAGTGTTGCAGGCCTTCCCGGGCCTGGAGCATGCCTTAGAAATTGTGCGGGACCGTCGCGGGGTCCGGTTCGTCAACGATTCCAAAGGGACGAACGTCGATGCCACGCTCAAAGCGATTGAAGGCATCGATCAACCCATTTGGCTGATTGCCGGAGGCCGCGACAAGGGCGGGGATTTTTCCCGACTCGCGCCGGCCATTCATCAACGGGTAAAGGGCCTGATCTTGATCGGAGAGGCGACGCCGTTGATCGCCCAGGCCATGGCCGGATTCCCTGCGATCAGCCGGGCGGCGTCATTGAAAGAGGCGGTGCAGGCGGCGGCCGACAGCGCCACCTCCGGCGGGGTCGTCCTGTTTTCGCCGGCCTGTGCCAGTTTCGACATGTTTGCGGATTATCAGGATCGGGGCCGGCAGTTTAAGGCCCTCGTGCAATCCTTGCCGGCCTAA
- the mraY gene encoding phospho-N-acetylmuramoyl-pentapeptide-transferase has translation MLYNWLYPLHTEFSFLNVFRYQSFRIIYAAVTAFLIAFILAPWLIRKLQEIKLGQQIRDDGPKSHLVKSGTPTMGGILILFAVVLSTLLWADITKPYVWLVLAAMVGFGAIGFADDYLKFIKRQSKGLSASQKFAAQVAIASAIALTLYFLPGYTTKLSVPFFKNFTPDLGWFYIVFAVLVIVGSSNAVNLTDGLDGLAIGPVMITALAYTIVAYVAGHRLMSDYLLIPHIENAGEIAVFTAAILGSSLGFLWFNTYPASVFMGDVGSLPLGAALGTVAVISKHELLLLLVGGVFVIEAVSVIFQVVSFKSRGKRIFLMAPIHHHFEMKGWEEPKVVVRLWIIAILLALLSLSTLKLR, from the coding sequence ATGCTGTATAACTGGCTATATCCACTCCACACCGAATTCTCGTTCCTGAACGTCTTTCGCTATCAAAGCTTCCGCATCATTTATGCGGCGGTCACGGCGTTTCTCATCGCGTTTATTCTGGCCCCGTGGCTCATCCGCAAGCTGCAAGAAATCAAGTTGGGCCAGCAGATCCGCGACGACGGGCCCAAGAGTCATCTGGTGAAGAGCGGGACCCCCACGATGGGCGGGATCCTCATTCTCTTTGCGGTGGTCCTCTCCACGCTGCTGTGGGCTGACATTACGAAACCGTATGTGTGGCTGGTCCTCGCGGCGATGGTGGGGTTCGGCGCGATCGGGTTTGCCGACGACTACCTCAAATTCATCAAGCGGCAATCGAAGGGACTGTCGGCGTCGCAGAAGTTTGCCGCGCAAGTCGCGATCGCTTCGGCGATTGCGCTCACGCTGTACTTTCTTCCCGGGTATACGACGAAGCTGAGTGTGCCGTTCTTCAAGAACTTCACCCCGGATCTGGGCTGGTTCTACATCGTCTTCGCCGTGCTCGTCATCGTGGGAAGTTCCAATGCCGTCAATCTGACCGACGGCCTCGACGGCCTCGCCATCGGCCCCGTGATGATTACCGCTTTGGCGTATACGATTGTAGCCTACGTTGCCGGGCACCGATTGATGTCGGACTACCTGCTGATTCCCCACATCGAAAACGCCGGTGAAATCGCCGTGTTTACGGCGGCTATTCTGGGGTCGAGTCTCGGTTTCCTCTGGTTCAACACCTATCCCGCGTCTGTGTTCATGGGCGATGTGGGGTCGCTTCCGCTCGGCGCCGCCCTCGGCACGGTCGCCGTCATCAGCAAGCATGAATTGTTGCTGCTGCTGGTCGGCGGCGTGTTCGTGATCGAAGCGGTGTCGGTCATTTTCCAAGTCGTGTCGTTTAAGTCGCGCGGGAAACGGATCTTCTTGATGGCCCCGATTCATCATCATTTTGAGATGAAGGGGTGGGAAGAACCGAAAGTCGTGGTCCGGCTTTGGATCATCGCTATCCTGTTGGCCTTATTGAGCCTCAGCACGTTGAAGTTGCGATAA
- the murF gene encoding UDP-N-acetylmuramoyl-tripeptide--D-alanyl-D-alanine ligase, which translates to MPLLTGEELREVISVKMLSGDASRWAKQRIRRLSLDSRAIRAGDLFIAIRGDKFDGHDYVAMALSRGAVGAIVHDNYAVPSALLKAGSKSSSPFILGVRDPLFAYQQLATHHRSRFDIPLVAVTGSNGKTTTKEMVASVMGQRWRVLKTESNFNNRIGVPHTLLRLTGRHEAAVIEMGVDNLGQTTRLCEIARPTIGIITNIGPDHLEFFGSMEGSAQAKAELLDLLPPDGTAILNADDPYFDYLAARAQCRVVSFGYSPKADVQALHEKSDGRDGTIFRLLLPGKVRHTIVRIKVQGSHNVTNALAAAAVGTVLGVSGAVIAQGLSRFRPAAMRSQVVVSHGIRVINDCYNANPASMKAAVQLLAQSGAGRRTIAVLGDMLELGSGAMRMHEEVGAFVAQQGISQLIACGTLGRGLAEGARRAGMEPTNILELPDATAAAAEVKAMAVSGDVVLVKASRGMKMEQVVGALQGMKRVSKKAS; encoded by the coding sequence ATGCCGCTCTTAACCGGCGAAGAACTTCGAGAAGTGATCAGCGTAAAAATGCTTTCGGGCGATGCGTCCCGTTGGGCGAAGCAGCGCATTCGACGGCTCAGTCTCGATTCGCGGGCGATCCGCGCCGGCGATCTCTTCATCGCCATTCGCGGCGACAAATTCGACGGACATGATTATGTGGCGATGGCTCTGTCCCGCGGGGCGGTCGGCGCCATCGTGCATGACAACTATGCGGTGCCCTCCGCGCTCTTGAAGGCCGGCTCAAAGTCGTCTTCCCCCTTCATTTTGGGCGTGCGGGATCCGTTGTTTGCCTATCAACAGCTGGCGACGCATCACCGAAGCCGGTTCGACATTCCGCTGGTGGCGGTGACGGGCAGCAACGGGAAGACCACCACGAAGGAAATGGTTGCGAGTGTGATGGGGCAGCGCTGGCGTGTCTTGAAGACCGAAAGTAATTTCAATAACCGGATCGGAGTTCCTCACACACTCTTGAGATTGACGGGCCGGCATGAAGCGGCCGTCATCGAAATGGGTGTCGATAACCTCGGGCAGACGACGCGCCTGTGTGAAATCGCCCGCCCGACCATCGGCATCATCACGAATATCGGGCCGGACCACCTGGAGTTTTTCGGCAGTATGGAAGGATCGGCGCAGGCGAAGGCGGAGTTGCTCGATCTGCTTCCTCCGGACGGAACAGCCATTCTGAACGCCGATGATCCGTATTTCGACTACCTGGCGGCGCGGGCTCAGTGTCGTGTGGTGTCGTTCGGCTATTCGCCGAAAGCCGATGTGCAGGCATTGCACGAAAAGTCGGACGGACGGGATGGGACGATTTTCCGGCTGCTCCTGCCGGGGAAGGTCCGGCACACCATCGTGCGAATCAAGGTGCAGGGCTCTCACAATGTGACCAATGCCTTGGCTGCCGCGGCTGTTGGAACGGTGCTCGGCGTATCCGGCGCCGTCATTGCGCAGGGGCTCTCCCGATTCCGTCCGGCCGCGATGCGGTCGCAGGTTGTCGTGAGCCACGGGATCCGCGTGATCAACGATTGCTATAACGCCAATCCCGCGTCGATGAAGGCGGCGGTGCAGCTGCTGGCTCAGTCAGGCGCGGGACGGAGGACCATTGCGGTATTGGGCGATATGCTGGAACTCGGCTCGGGCGCGATGCGGATGCACGAAGAGGTCGGCGCGTTTGTGGCGCAGCAGGGCATCTCGCAGTTGATCGCCTGCGGGACGTTGGGGCGCGGTCTGGCGGAAGGCGCGCGTCGGGCCGGGATGGAGCCGACGAACATTCTCGAACTGCCCGATGCAACCGCCGCCGCCGCGGAGGTCAAAGCCATGGCAGTTTCCGGTGATGTGGTGTTGGTCAAGGCGTCGCGCGGCATGAAGATGGAGCAGGTGGTCGGCGCGCTACAAGGCATGAAGCGGGTCTCGAAGAAGGCATCGTAA